The proteins below come from a single Lactobacillus johnsonii genomic window:
- the brnQ gene encoding branched-chain amino acid transport system II carrier protein gives MKEAQEKKLTTKQYLIVASMIFALFFGAGNLIFPLHLGQLAGKNWGPAAIGFSITGVVLPLLSLLAVAITRSNGVYQIGLPVGKVFALLFMTLIQLTMGPLFAAPRNATVAYTVGVAPLLPKQFQGGGLIIFTAIFFAIVFVIAYNESDILSSLGKILNPIFLVLLFLVFVIAFARPLGNLGTVLVSKDYAQGTIVKGFLEGYNTMDALAGLAFGVTVVTAIKELIGNNESETAKITAKSGLIAVIAIGVIYTLLIMVGAMSLGHFGITSDGGVLLSHIVRYYAGIFGQALLAVLVFLACLTTAVGVLAAFALDFSAHYTKFSYKGWLTIACIGSFATANLGLDKIIHWSLPVLMFLYPLAIVLIILSLFSPFFKKDRVIYRITMALTLIPAVLDLITNLPAPIAGTPFYNAVSRIRLQYLPFANVGLAWVVPTILGLVIGILVHIWRRKSNRI, from the coding sequence TTGAAAGAAGCGCAGGAAAAGAAGCTGACGACAAAACAATATTTAATTGTAGCATCAATGATTTTTGCACTATTCTTTGGTGCAGGAAACTTAATTTTCCCACTTCATTTAGGCCAGCTTGCTGGTAAAAATTGGGGACCAGCAGCAATTGGTTTTTCAATTACTGGGGTAGTTTTACCCCTACTTTCACTCCTAGCGGTTGCTATTACTCGTAGTAATGGTGTTTATCAAATAGGTTTACCGGTAGGAAAAGTCTTCGCTCTTTTGTTTATGACTTTGATCCAGTTAACCATGGGCCCCTTATTTGCGGCACCAAGAAATGCGACTGTAGCATATACGGTAGGGGTAGCCCCACTTCTTCCTAAGCAATTTCAAGGCGGCGGATTAATTATTTTTACCGCTATCTTTTTTGCAATTGTTTTTGTTATTGCATATAACGAAAGTGACATCCTATCTTCTTTAGGTAAAATTTTAAATCCTATTTTTCTAGTTTTACTATTTCTAGTTTTTGTTATTGCCTTTGCCCGTCCGTTAGGTAATTTAGGAACTGTTCTCGTTAGTAAAGATTATGCTCAAGGGACAATAGTAAAAGGATTTTTAGAAGGATATAACACGATGGACGCTTTAGCTGGTCTTGCTTTTGGCGTAACCGTGGTAACAGCTATTAAAGAATTAATTGGTAACAATGAAAGTGAAACAGCAAAAATTACAGCAAAGTCTGGCTTAATAGCCGTTATTGCTATCGGGGTAATTTATACTTTGTTGATTATGGTCGGAGCAATGTCATTAGGACATTTTGGAATAACTAGTGATGGCGGAGTTCTGTTATCCCATATCGTTAGATACTATGCTGGTATCTTTGGTCAGGCTTTATTGGCTGTTTTAGTATTTTTAGCTTGTTTAACGACAGCGGTTGGGGTTTTAGCTGCTTTTGCACTAGATTTTTCCGCTCATTATACAAAATTTAGTTATAAGGGATGGTTAACCATCGCTTGTATCGGATCATTTGCAACTGCAAATCTAGGACTAGATAAAATTATTCACTGGTCGCTTCCTGTCTTAATGTTCTTATATCCTTTAGCAATTGTTTTGATTATCTTGTCTTTATTCTCACCATTTTTCAAAAAAGATAGAGTAATCTATCGCATAACAATGGCATTAACTTTAATACCAGCAGTCCTTGATTTAATTACAAACTTGCCAGCACCAATTGCTGGAACGCCATTCTACAATGCAGTTAGTCGTATTCGACTTCAGTATTTGCCATTTGCTAATGTTGGTCTAGCCTGGGTTGTACCGACTATCTTAGGGTTAGTTATTGGAATTTTAGTTCACATTTGGCGTCGTAAATCTAATCGAATTTAA
- the ubiE gene encoding bifunctional demethylmenaquinone methyltransferase/2-methoxy-6-polyprenyl-1,4-benzoquinol methylase UbiE, giving the protein MSLTNKVPEKDVHDLFTRVAPHYDQMNNLISLGTQNGWRKKFFKELRVASGDFALDLCCGTGDLTIALAKQVGPSGNVIGLDFNQKMLDLADKKIRVQNLQKEIQLKQGDAMHLPYPDQSFDIVTIGFGLRNVPDADQVLKEIYRVLKPDGKVGILETSQPTNPIIKLGWESYFKLFPNFAKLLGANVDDYKYLSHTTAKFISATRLKEMLEQDGFKNVIITKLNLGAGAIHIGIKKKMR; this is encoded by the coding sequence ATGAGTTTAACTAATAAGGTACCTGAAAAAGACGTTCATGATTTATTTACACGAGTTGCTCCGCATTATGATCAGATGAATAATCTAATTAGCTTAGGAACACAAAATGGCTGGCGGAAAAAGTTCTTTAAAGAATTAAGAGTAGCGTCTGGAGATTTTGCATTAGACCTATGTTGCGGGACGGGTGACTTAACAATTGCCCTTGCAAAACAAGTGGGTCCTTCTGGCAATGTAATTGGACTAGATTTTAATCAAAAAATGCTCGACTTAGCTGACAAAAAGATCAGAGTACAAAATTTACAAAAAGAAATTCAATTAAAGCAAGGGGATGCAATGCATTTGCCTTATCCGGACCAAAGCTTTGATATTGTAACAATTGGTTTTGGTTTGCGTAATGTGCCGGATGCAGATCAAGTTTTGAAAGAAATTTATCGGGTTTTAAAGCCAGATGGAAAAGTTGGAATTCTAGAGACTTCACAGCCAACTAATCCAATTATTAAGTTAGGGTGGGAGAGTTACTTCAAACTATTTCCTAATTTTGCTAAATTATTGGGTGCTAATGTTGACGATTATAAGTACTTATCACATACGACGGCTAAATTTATTTCAGCTACGCGTTTAAAGGAAATGCTTGAGCAAGATGGTTTTAAAAATGTAATAATAACCAAATTAAATTTAGGTGCTGGTGCAATTCATATCGGAATTAAAAAGAAAATGAGATAA
- a CDS encoding LysR family transcriptional regulator, which produces MNNPEEIQHFIDVLLKEDSFVKAAKKLYISQPYLTQLIKRIEDRLGTPIIDRDKKPYALTQAGLLYYQYLENISYNKQQLNKKLAQYTQPNKEIIRIGILESLGTYLLPEILPDFLKKNPRVEIQLFENFPRESERNLLSGNIDCYIGQTPEAIDSSLDIVSNGGERYYVVISPSSPYYQEGKFILKPDDLNLKDLLQEPFVLSVPGSAIRHQVNGVFQRFHLEPRVVLESKNIITATSLAIHGMGLTISTASIIKRIGETPINLFPLSYDLINVTFFIATKAEKTKSQALKNLVEEFKKKNLQPIIG; this is translated from the coding sequence ATGAATAACCCAGAAGAAATACAGCATTTTATTGATGTATTACTCAAAGAAGATAGTTTTGTGAAAGCAGCAAAAAAGCTCTACATTTCTCAACCCTATCTCACCCAGTTAATAAAAAGAATAGAAGACCGTTTAGGAACGCCAATTATTGATCGGGATAAAAAGCCCTATGCATTGACTCAAGCAGGCTTACTGTATTATCAATATTTAGAAAATATTTCTTATAACAAACAACAATTAAATAAAAAATTAGCCCAATATACACAACCTAATAAAGAAATCATCAGAATTGGAATTTTAGAGAGTCTAGGCACTTATTTACTACCAGAAATACTGCCAGATTTTTTAAAGAAAAATCCTCGAGTAGAAATACAGCTTTTTGAAAACTTCCCAAGAGAAAGTGAAAGAAATTTACTGAGTGGAAATATTGACTGTTATATCGGTCAAACCCCAGAAGCAATTGATTCAAGCTTAGATATTGTAAGTAATGGTGGTGAAAGATACTATGTAGTAATTTCACCTTCATCTCCGTATTACCAGGAAGGAAAATTTATCCTTAAACCAGATGACTTAAACCTAAAAGACTTATTACAAGAACCTTTTGTTTTAAGTGTTCCTGGTTCGGCTATTCGGCACCAAGTTAATGGAGTTTTCCAGCGATTTCATTTAGAACCACGAGTTGTTTTAGAATCTAAAAACATTATTACTGCAACTAGTCTAGCAATTCATGGGATGGGATTAACTATCTCCACTGCTAGTATCATTAAAAGAATTGGTGAAACGCCAATTAACCTTTTTCCCTTAAGCTATGACTTAATTAACGTTACTTTCTTTATTGCAACAAAAGCTGAAAAAACAAAATCGCAAGCTTTAAAAAATTTAGTTGAAGAATTTAAAAAGAAAAATTTACAGCCCATTATTGGATAA
- a CDS encoding APC family permease, giving the protein MKKCIINFRKNFFGGKIVSDKSESLTKLEEDEKYNRLTALKLFAMTSSMVISVNELAPFGKTGPTAVFYLLLAGLIWFVPITQMAGEMASVDGWDKGGIFTWVKGSLGDRAGWTAMFYQWIHITVGMNTMMYVIIGALSITFDTPWFNTTPSIRFLLMMIIIWSITLVEMVGVKKIGHIAEWLFGLGIALPVILLIITFFVYLFQGRPLYMHLSWNNIFPHHLTGATLVAFVPFVLAFCGGEASAPHAKYLENPKKYSTVMLALAVTAISFDLLGSTAIGMTIPKDQIQNSTGFVYAFGKILDSIGLPGDVIKKFIGVLLAAGIIGELGNWLAGPSQGMFEAAKEGYMPKFFAKSTDRDVPMRLIVLQTLIVTASAILITFTSGKNSDFAFNVSLAATTAQYLMVYILMLISYIVLKVKHGNLKRSYYMTRSKGLGVIIAIIALVITVVAFFISFIPAQGTPTELKGVYVWTMIGLCLIVTILPLVIYHYHHRFKQTKYKQKN; this is encoded by the coding sequence ATGAAGAAGTGTATAATTAATTTTCGAAAAAACTTTTTCGGAGGAAAAATTGTGTCTGATAAAAGCGAGTCTTTGACCAAATTAGAAGAAGACGAAAAGTATAATCGGTTAACAGCATTGAAGTTATTCGCCATGACTTCATCAATGGTTATCTCAGTTAATGAGTTGGCTCCATTTGGAAAAACTGGTCCAACAGCAGTTTTTTATTTGCTATTAGCAGGCTTAATATGGTTTGTACCAATTACGCAAATGGCAGGAGAAATGGCTTCAGTTGACGGCTGGGATAAGGGTGGAATTTTTACTTGGGTAAAAGGGTCCTTAGGAGATCGAGCTGGCTGGACGGCTATGTTTTATCAATGGATTCACATTACTGTTGGGATGAACACAATGATGTACGTAATTATTGGTGCATTATCTATTACCTTTGATACTCCTTGGTTTAACACTACACCAAGTATTAGATTTCTATTGATGATGATAATTATCTGGTCAATTACTCTTGTCGAAATGGTAGGAGTTAAGAAAATAGGACATATTGCAGAGTGGTTATTTGGACTTGGGATAGCTTTACCAGTAATTTTGCTAATTATTACCTTCTTTGTATATCTCTTTCAAGGACGTCCCCTATATATGCATTTAAGCTGGAATAATATCTTTCCACATCATTTAACTGGGGCTACCTTAGTAGCTTTTGTGCCATTTGTGTTGGCATTTTGTGGTGGGGAAGCATCTGCTCCGCATGCAAAATATTTGGAAAATCCTAAAAAGTATTCCACTGTTATGCTCGCTTTAGCTGTGACTGCTATTTCTTTTGACTTACTTGGTAGTACCGCAATTGGAATGACAATTCCGAAAGATCAAATTCAAAATTCAACTGGTTTTGTCTATGCCTTTGGAAAAATTTTAGATTCAATTGGCTTACCCGGGGATGTTATTAAGAAGTTTATCGGTGTATTACTGGCAGCTGGTATTATTGGAGAACTTGGAAATTGGCTCGCTGGTCCTAGTCAAGGGATGTTTGAAGCTGCTAAAGAAGGCTATATGCCTAAGTTCTTCGCTAAATCTACTGATCGTGACGTACCGATGCGGTTGATTGTTTTACAAACTTTGATTGTAACTGCATCTGCAATTTTAATTACTTTCACTAGTGGTAAGAACTCTGATTTTGCTTTTAATGTTTCTTTAGCTGCTACGACTGCTCAGTACTTGATGGTCTACATTTTAATGTTGATCTCTTACATCGTTTTAAAGGTAAAACATGGAAATCTAAAGCGCAGTTATTATATGACAAGGAGCAAAGGCTTAGGGGTAATAATTGCAATTATTGCCCTGGTAATAACTGTAGTAGCATTCTTTATTTCCTTTATCCCAGCACAAGGAACACCGACTGAATTAAAGGGCGTTTATGTTTGGACAATGATTGGTCTGTGCCTTATCGTTACAATTTTGCCACTGGTAATTTATCATTATCATCACCGATTTAAACAGACTAAATATAAGCAAAAAAATTAA
- a CDS encoding flavocytochrome c, with product MKSGKYNVKAQGHGASFMPMEVTLSENKIEDIKVDAKGETKGVADEVFRRLPEEIVENQTLNVDTVSGATISSHGVIDGVALAISEAGGDPDEWKNRAKPKEQRAKDETYTTDVVVVGAGGAGLAAAARSIQHDKDVIVLEKFPQIGGNTSRAGGPMNAAEPDWQNKFKALAGEKETLEELAATPLEEIDPEYQEDFKKLQKQIKEYVASGADYLFDSKLLHEIQTYLGGKRTDLNGNEIHGNYALVKELIDNALDSVHWLSDLGVKFDRSQVTMPVGALWRRGHKPVEPMGYAFIHVLGDWVKDHGGRILADTRAEHLIIEDGQVKGVIAKRPDGSTITVHAKAVILTAGGFGANTPMVQKYNTYWKHIDDNIATTNSPAITGDGINLGKEAGADLVGMGFIQMMPVSDLKTGELFTGLQTPPENYIMVNQKGKRFVNEFAERDVLTKAAIDNGGLFYLIADDKIKDTAYNTTQESIDAQVKAGTLFRADSLEDLAKQVGMDPATLVETIEKYNSYVEAGKDPDFEKSAFNLKCEVAPFYATPRKPAIHHTMGGLKIDTGAHVLDKDGKQIPGLYAAGEVAGGIHAGNRLGGNSLADIFTFGRIAANSANDELEK from the coding sequence ATGAAATCAGGAAAATACAACGTAAAAGCTCAAGGACATGGTGCGAGTTTCATGCCTATGGAAGTTACTCTTTCCGAAAATAAGATTGAAGATATTAAGGTTGACGCTAAAGGTGAAACTAAGGGAGTAGCTGACGAAGTATTTAGACGTTTGCCTGAAGAAATTGTTGAAAATCAGACTTTAAATGTTGATACAGTTAGTGGTGCTACTATCTCTAGTCATGGTGTTATTGATGGAGTAGCATTGGCAATTAGTGAAGCTGGCGGAGATCCAGATGAGTGGAAAAACCGAGCTAAACCAAAGGAACAAAGAGCTAAAGATGAGACTTATACAACTGATGTTGTAGTTGTTGGAGCTGGTGGTGCAGGTTTAGCTGCCGCTGCTAGAAGTATTCAACATGATAAAGATGTCATTGTACTTGAAAAGTTCCCACAAATTGGAGGAAACACTAGTCGTGCTGGTGGCCCAATGAATGCTGCAGAACCAGATTGGCAAAATAAATTTAAAGCTTTAGCCGGTGAAAAAGAAACCTTAGAAGAACTAGCAGCAACTCCACTTGAAGAGATTGATCCAGAGTATCAAGAAGACTTTAAAAAATTACAAAAGCAAATAAAAGAATATGTAGCTTCTGGTGCGGATTATCTATTTGATTCAAAATTACTTCATGAAATTCAAACCTATTTAGGTGGTAAGAGAACCGACTTAAATGGAAATGAAATTCATGGTAACTATGCTTTAGTCAAAGAATTAATCGATAATGCCTTGGACTCAGTGCATTGGTTAAGTGACTTAGGAGTAAAATTCGATCGCAGTCAAGTAACAATGCCAGTAGGTGCCTTATGGAGAAGAGGGCACAAGCCAGTTGAACCAATGGGTTATGCCTTTATTCATGTTTTAGGTGATTGGGTAAAGGATCATGGTGGAAGAATTCTGGCCGATACTCGAGCTGAGCACTTGATTATTGAAGATGGTCAAGTTAAAGGCGTTATTGCTAAAAGACCAGATGGCAGTACAATCACTGTTCATGCTAAGGCTGTAATTTTAACTGCTGGTGGATTTGGGGCAAATACACCAATGGTTCAAAAATACAATACTTACTGGAAGCATATTGATGATAATATTGCTACTACTAATTCTCCTGCAATTACTGGGGACGGAATTAATCTTGGTAAAGAAGCAGGTGCAGACTTAGTTGGAATGGGCTTTATTCAGATGATGCCAGTTTCTGATCTAAAGACTGGTGAGCTATTTACTGGTCTACAAACTCCACCAGAAAACTATATTATGGTTAATCAAAAGGGAAAACGTTTCGTAAATGAATTTGCAGAACGTGATGTCTTAACCAAGGCGGCTATTGATAATGGCGGCTTGTTCTATTTAATTGCTGATGACAAGATTAAAGATACGGCTTATAACACAACTCAAGAATCAATTGATGCACAGGTTAAAGCTGGTACCTTGTTTAGAGCTGATAGCTTAGAAGATTTAGCTAAGCAAGTTGGAATGGATCCTGCTACTTTAGTTGAGACCATTGAGAAATATAATTCTTATGTTGAAGCAGGAAAAGATCCAGATTTTGAAAAATCAGCCTTTAATCTAAAATGCGAAGTTGCTCCATTTTATGCAACACCGAGAAAGCCAGCCATCCACCATACTATGGGTGGCTTGAAGATTGATACAGGTGCTCATGTCTTAGATAAAGATGGTAAGCAAATTCCTGGTCTATATGCTGCTGGAGAAGTAGCCGGCGGAATTCACGCAGGTAACCGTTTAGGTGGAAATTCGCTTGCTGATATCTTTACTTTTGGTAGAATTGCCGCAAATAGCGCAAATGATGAATTAGAAAAATAG